The Daphnia carinata strain CSIRO-1 chromosome 2, CSIRO_AGI_Dcar_HiC_V3, whole genome shotgun sequence genome has a segment encoding these proteins:
- the LOC130686481 gene encoding protein hairy-like, whose translation MTAKSDKNLKSSRSDKRRTNKPLMEKRRRARINHSLSVLKSLIIKDDANSSNPTSQSRLEKADILELTVMHLRALEKQKEEHLQQQQQSELVEKESNSSVDSDVKSYRLGYQACCHDIGRFLDGPVLDLTKERLMEHLLEKKQKLFQLSNSGDPSDANLVTPTRLSDGRLALIFSSTCSWLSGGIDLPASSSASSSSFHSNLAPATPPSSPDQQVVVQPLPDSVGNVWRPWF comes from the exons ATGACAGCCAAAAGTGACAAGAATCTGAAAAGCAGTCGTAGTGATAAGCGGCGG ACCAACAAGCCGTTGATGGAAAAGCGACGCCGAGCGCGGATTAATCACAGCCTGTCCGTTCTTAAGAGTCTTATCATCAAGGACGAT GCCAACAGTTCGAACCCCACTTCACAATCACGACTTGAAAAGGCGGACATTCTAGAACTGACAGTCATGCATCTGCGCGCGCTGGAGAAGCAGAAAGAGGagcatttgcagcagcaacaacagtcCGAActcgttgaaaaagaaagcaacagTAGTGTCGACAGTGACGTCAAATCGTATCGTCTTGGGTATCAAGCGTGCTGCCACGACATCGGACGCTTCTTGGACGGACCGGTCCTCGACTTGACAAAGGAACGACTGATGGAGCATCTCCtagaaaagaagcaaaaactaTTCCAGCTCAGCAACAGTGGCGATCCGTCGGATGCAAATCTGGTCACTCCAACGCGTTTGTCGGACGGACGGTTGGCCCTCATTTTCTCCTCGACTTGTTCTTGGCTCTCGGGCGGAATAGATCTCccagcttcttcttctgcgTCGTCTTCGTCATTCCATTCAAATCTCGCTCCTGCCACTCCACCGTCTTCTCCGGATCAACAAGTTGTTGTCCAACCGCTGCCAGACTCAGTCGGCAACGTGTGGCGGCCATGGTTTTAA
- the LOC130686952 gene encoding uncharacterized protein LOC130686952 codes for MTLVAVQIFKSFEGYISTEEDRWSTRVIARLVAQNLQGGLATAPRRITGRRESPPKSPRNASLHHHRGGSLDNEVRRRSGIVAQNCEGLTTIEEDAGCRGSPLEQQDRRNGYYRYMFYTFKCLIMFFFLMYLGWSISPPKRATGQRGSPSEPPGSSPKIVKKVSLSPKRIIGQRGSLSDQPGLSLKIIKRASPPSKRTLDIKDSCRSYKDCCPNSPEGLTTSQEGAAYR; via the exons ATGACACTCGTTGCtgttcaaatattcaaaagcttt GAAGGCTACATCTCCACCGAAGAGGATCGTTGGTCAACGAGAGTTATAGCCAGGCTCGTAGCCCAAAATTTGCaag GAGGGTTGGCAACAGCACCGAGGAGGATTACTGGACGTCGAGAATCGCCGCCAAAGTCGCCAAGGAATGCCAG TCTACATCATCACCGAGGTGGGTCACTAGACAACGAGGTTCGGCGTCGATCAGGAAttgtcgcccaaaattgtgaa gGCCTCACCACCATAGAAGAGGATGCTGGATgtcgaggatcgccgctggagcaACAAGATCGTCGCAATGGATATTACAGGTATATGTTTTACACGTTTAAGTGtctaatcatgtttttttttttaatgtactTAGGATGGTCCATATCACCACCGAAGAGGGCAactggacaacgaggttcgccgTCGGAGCCACCAGGATCGTCGCctaaaattgtcaa gAAGGTGTCATTGTCGCCGAAGAGGATCATTGGACAACGTGGTTCGCTGTCGGATCAACCAGGGTTGTCGCTTAAAATTatcaa GAGGGCGtcaccaccatcgaagaggacgctggacaTCAAGGATAGCTGTCGGAGCTACAAGGATTGTTGCCCAAATAGTCCA GAGGGCCTTACCACCAGCCAAGAGGGTGCTGCGTATCGATGA